In one window of Temnothorax longispinosus isolate EJ_2023e chromosome 9, Tlon_JGU_v1, whole genome shotgun sequence DNA:
- the LOC139819018 gene encoding uncharacterized protein: MYANNKAYIKEGTRLSRPLIPTKGLRQGCSLSPTLFNIYLEAVLKKWKADCCGMGIPVGQTTLFTLSFADDQAVFSQDSYDMKFMLKRLYQHYEQWGLCVNTKKTEYMVVNSVARFSIHITEAQEVGQVDAFKYLGTVITKDERIGATNIKSRIEQSRKVLGCLNSVWWDKNISARAKKHIGRSMVEAVLCYGCEVWSLNADTRRRINAVEMDYLRRGAGVSRLSRVKNEEVRNRMEAEKTIIERIEKRQLCWFGHLMRMSEDRWPQRLYKWTPPGTRKRERPRRSWNEGMGDAMRARRLSEEDTQDRRGWRLGTGKRPQAV; the protein is encoded by the coding sequence ATGTATGCAAATAACAAAGCTTACATTAAAGAAGGGACAAGGCTCTCCAGACCACTAATACCTACTAAAGGATTACGACAGGGATGCAGCTTATCGCCCACATTGTTCAATATCTATCTTGAAGCAGTTTTAAAGAAATGGAAGGCAGACTGCTGCGGGATGGGCATTCCTGTGGGTCAGACTACGCTTTTCACGCTGAGCTTTGCAGACGACCAGGCGGTCTTCTCACAGGATAGCTATGATATGAAATTTATGCTCAAAAGGCTATATCAACACTACGAGCAATGGGGACTATGTGTGAACACCAAGAAAACCGAGTATATGGTGGTTAACTCTGTAGCGAGATTCTCTATCCACATTACGGAGGCTCAGGAGGTCGGTCAGGTAGATGCTTTCAAGTACCTGGGTACGGTGATAACTAAGGATGAGAGGATTGGCGCAACAAACATCAAAAGTCGTATTGAGCAGAGCAGAAAAGTGTTGGGATGCTTGAATTCGGTCTGGTGGGATAAGAATATCTCTGCCCGGGCTAAAAAGCATATAGGAAGGTCAATGGTGGAGGCGGTCTTGTGTTATGGGTGTGAGGTATGGTCCCTAAATGCAGATACCAGGAGGCGAATAAATGCGGTGGAGATGGACTATCTCAGACGTGGTGCGGGTGTGTCAAGGCTTAGCAGGGTAAAAAACGAAGAGGTTCGGAATAGGATGGAGGCGGAGAAGACGATAATAGAGAGAATCGAAAAACGACAACTCTGTTGGTTCGGACACCTTATGCGCATGTCGGAGGACCGCTGGCCCCAAAGGCTATACAAATGGACACCTCCCGGGACCAGAAAGCGTGAAAGACCTCGAAGATCATGGAATGAGGGAATGGGCGATGCTATGAGAGCCCGAAGATTATCGGAAGAGGATACTCAGGATAGGAGAGGATGGCGATTAGGAACGGGAAAACGGCCACAGGCTGTATAA